The Methanosarcina acetivorans C2A genome includes the window AGATTCAACCTCATCGACTAAACACCTTCTTTTTCATTCTCAATATGATTGTGACCTTGTCATTGTAATTTATTTCGCCTGAATTAGCCATCTATTTATTTTAGACAGGGTGCTTGCAGATGGCCTGAAAGAAAGATTTGGAATAATCAGAATGGTCGGGATAATAGCAAGCATAGAGAAGGTAATGGAATTAATATAGCCCAGATATTAAACTGAAGTGACATATTAACCTTTACACTAATTTAAGTGGCTCTTAAGTGGCTCCGTAAAACTCCATTCCGGGAGGGAAGAGAGTCTCGGGAAAAAAACATCAGGAGAAATATAAATAAAAAATATTGAAGAAAATACTAAAGGAAGAAAGTTCAGTAAGAAAACATTAAAGAAAAAAGGTTCGGAGAGAAAAACATTGAAGAAAAAAGGTTCGGAGAGAAAAACATTGAAAAAAATTTCACTTTCGTTCCTGTACCATTACAACTGCCACAAGTACGAGCAGAACCCCTGCTACCTGCCAGCCTGTCAGTATTTCCCTGAAAATGAAAAAACCTGCAAGGGTGCCCACAACAGGTTCGATGGTTGCTACTATGGATGCCCTGCTTGACTCGACTTCTTCAAGTCCTTTTGTGTAAAGCAGATAGGCAAGTACGGTGGGAAAAAAACCCAGTCCTGCGAGGTAGACCCAGAAAGCCCCTATGGAAAAAGCCCCTGCAGAATTTTCGAAGTTGCCGAGAGGCAGAAGGGCAAGGCTTGCAAAAATGAAGGTATACGCTGCAATCGTCATGGTATGGTACTTTTCAAGAGCAGCTTTTCCGAAAATGCTGTAGAGGGCATATCCAAAGCCTGCCCCCAACCCTGTGAGAAGCCCTGACCATGAAAGGGTAAGAGAATCCCCTATCCCTGGAAGATAACCAGCCACAAAAGCGCACCCCACAAGGGTTAACCCCAGAGAAAAAAGTTTTTTTACACCCAGGTTTTCCCCGAAGAAAACCCTGGAAAGGACTGCAACAAATGCCGGAGCCGTATAAAGCAAAGTAACGGCAATTGCAATCGAAGTTTCCCTGATTGTGGTAAAATAGCAGAGGTTAAAGAAAGCAAGGCTGAAGATGCCTGTCCCCACAAAATAAAGGGAATCCCTAATCCTTATTTTCAGTAGTTCCGGCCTGGTAAAAAGAAGATACACAAGCATTAGAACAGCCGCTGATAAAACCCTGAGAGTCACAACCTGAAGCGGGGAAAATCCGAAACCATAAAAGCCTCGAACAAAAATACCAATCGTACCCCACAGGACAGCCCCTGCAGCAATCAATAAATATGCCCGTTTTTGCATCTCATAACCTTCTTTTTCCAGATCTTCAATTTAGTGTACTTTAACAAGGGTTTACTATTACCCGGGTTTACTATTTCTAGTCTTGTAATTCATTCTTTCCTAACTTTCAACCATTGTACCCGGAAGACAAAGTACATAGACTGTATCACTCGGGATGCGCTTCGGGCTTCAAGCCTCTATATCTGTATCCCCTGCCTTCACAGATAGTACATATGCTCAGCTAATTACCGCAAATTAGTATGCCTGAGCGAAGCTCACTTTTCCAATAATAGTCTGCTTGAGCGAAACTCACTTTTCCAATAATAGTCTGCTTGAGCGGAGCGAAACAGACCGCGCACTGCAGAGTCGCAACTCTGCCGAAATAGACAGCGCACTGCAGAGCCGCAACTCTGCTGGCGCAACTATACAAAAGTAAGGATAAAAAATAGATAAAAAAGGGTCCATTAATAAAAATAAACATGGACTTAAATGCAGTTATTTGTACTTATATATAGAAACAAGACCCCTGGCAACAGCTATTGAAATTATGGATATCAATACTGCAGTTAAGAGAACCATGAAAAGATTTTCCTGTTCAGCAAACTGGAACATAAAATAAAAGAGAATAACACTCAACACTACTCCAACAAGCAGCAGGACTGCTGCCGGTCCTCCCAAAATCTTCTCGGTATCCTTCTTGCTCATACAGACAGTCTCTCCTGAGATAGTTCACCAGCAAATTCTCTTAGCTTAAGAATGCCGATTCTCAGGATATTATAAGAGAATCGGTTATCGAATTATATGCTTAAAGTATGTACAGCCTTCTAAGCTCCAAATAAATTTATAGTTTTTGATTTCGAAAAACGTGATACCCTCAGAAGAACCTGTTTTTCGCTTCAAGAGTCTTGCTTCAAGAGTTTCGCTTCCCGAGTTTTGCTTCTGGATCATGGGAAATCGAAGATTTTCTGGGAGTTGCGATGCAATCGAAACAGCACGAGATCCTTTTCACTATTTTCGCTCGCTCAAGCGGACTATACTTGATAGGTTTTAGCAGTAAACTTCGCTCAGAGGGCTAATTTATGAGTTATAAAGAACTATTTCTTTGACCCACATACAACCTTATTCGTCATCTTGTGTCGTTCTTGCCAAGCTCGACTTAGGAAGGCGGTCTTTCCAAAACGCATATGAAATTCTTCAAATAACAGGCACAAAGTAATAAAAGTACTTTTCAAATCAAGTACTTTCATGCCAAAAGGCGAATTAAGACCCTAATTTGACAGATTCTGCTAATTAATACAGTATTTTCTTACACAAAACACATTGCATTGACACACTACATTTTAGTAAATTAAAAAATGTCCAAAAATCATAAGATGCAAGACAAAACTTTGAATTGTATTAAGAAAACAGAAGCATGAAGCCCATTTCAACATTACAAAATGTGTGCTTCTGTCAAATTTGTGTTAAGAAGAAGAAAGAAGAGAAAATAAAAGCTATAAGATGAAAGTGACATGAAAAGAGCAATCACTATATGAAATCGAAAAAAAATCGGCACGCGTACAAAAAAAGAATTAAGCACGCATTAAAAGCACTGTTTTTACCATATTTTTCACGACAGACGGACGCATCATTCTTGACAAGGGACTACATAGCCTGAAGATGCCGTATGCAAAGCTTCTGGAATTATACCAACTAATCAATCAGAAATCATTCAATTATTCGAAAATAAGTGATTGGAAAATTAAGTTTTCAGAGAAACTCAAGGCAAAGGCATACGTAATATTCTCTTGCAACCTTTTTTAACCAGTCTGGGACTACGCAGTATCTGTCAACAACAAGCTCGTTCAGGTAGTAGAGAGACTCTTCAGATTTTAATTCGCTGAGCCTCTTTACAGCGGTCCTTCTCGACCAAGCAGATCGCTCTTCGTCAAGGGCTTCTAGATAAAGCTGGTATTCTTTGCTATCGTCCATTATAGTAAAATTATCTACCAAAGAATATAAATATTTGTATCCGGTGTCTGGAGCAGCGA containing:
- a CDS encoding EamA family transporter, coding for MQKRAYLLIAAGAVLWGTIGIFVRGFYGFGFSPLQVVTLRVLSAAVLMLVYLLFTRPELLKIRIRDSLYFVGTGIFSLAFFNLCYFTTIRETSIAIAVTLLYTAPAFVAVLSRVFFGENLGVKKLFSLGLTLVGCAFVAGYLPGIGDSLTLSWSGLLTGLGAGFGYALYSIFGKAALEKYHTMTIAAYTFIFASLALLPLGNFENSAGAFSIGAFWVYLAGLGFFPTVLAYLLYTKGLEEVESSRASIVATIEPVVGTLAGFFIFREILTGWQVAGVLLVLVAVVMVQERK